The region GGCTGCGTTGTGGCTGCGCAGGGCCACCACGGCCTCGGCTTTGCAGATTTTACACTTCATCTGTTTGCGGGATTTCCTTGTTTTGTGGAGTTCTTGGGCGTGCGGAAGGGAACTTTTGTTCACAAAAGCCCCCTTCCCCATCCATCCTTCAAAAAACGCTATTCCTTTCGAGGCGCATGAGGGGCGGCCCGGCAGAGACAACAGGCGGTCGCGGCCCAGGGCGCGTCAGGTCCGTTCCTCTGCCGGGGCATCGGGCGGCAGCCAGCCCAGCTCCCGGCCCCAGGCCGCATAGCGGCGGCAGGTCCGGGCGGCAAAGGCGTCCAGCCCCACCAGCGGCCGCAGCGCCGCACTCGCCGCCGCCAGGCTGCGGCGCAGGCCCGCGTCGGTCATGACGTCGATCATGGCCTTGGCCAGGGACTGCGGATCCTCCGGCGGCACCAGCAGGGCGGGCGCGCCCGCTCCGGCCTCCGCGGAGGCCTGGGCGCATGCGGCAGGAGGTCTTTCCGCCTCCGCCGCGTCCGGGTGCAGCCGGGCCGCATCCAGCCGCTCCAGGTGCAGGGGCGTCCGGGTGCAGATGACGGGCAGGCCAGCCGCGGCCCCGGCCCAGAGGGTTTCGGGCAGCTCCTCCGGCGATGCGCCGGGAGCGATCCAGGCCCGGCAGGCGGGCAGAATCCGCGCCAAGGGCTGCTCGTTGAGCAGGCAGAGGCGCGCGGCCACGCCCAGGGTTACGGCCTCGTCCAGCAATTCCTGATAGCGCGGACCGCCGCCCAGAGCGCGGACTTCCCAGGGGGGCAGGTCTTCACGCTGCCAGATGGCGGCCATGGCCCGGGCGACGATCTGCGCGCCGGAGCGGGGGGTGAGGGCATCGCCCAGGCCGAAGATGAAGCGGGCCTCCGGAGCGACGGCAGAAGGGGCTGCGGCGGGCCCTTCCGGTTCCAGAACCATGCCCGGAGCCAGAACGACGCAGCGTGAGCCGGCAAGCGGCAAAGGCCGCAGACGGGGGCGGACCGCCCCCCGGCGGGCCTCCTGAGCCGCGGCCAGCCGGGACCGGATGTACCCGGAGCCGCACAGGATTTTATGGACGGCGTCCAGGGCCGCTCCGGGGGGAGCCAGGGGCGGCCGCTGCCAGAAGGCGTGGGCCAGCAGGGTGCTGCCGCGCGGCCGCAGCCGGAGCAGCCTTCGCCCCAGGGCCAGGGCTTCCTCGCTCACAGTCTGGACCAGCAGGCGCGGGTGGCGGCGTTGCCAGCGCCAGAGGCGGAACAGGGTTACGGGATTGGCCGGGTTTGCGCCGGGCAGGGGCAGCACGGGCAGATTAAGGGCCGCGGCCCGGCGGTGCAGGGGCGAGCCCTGCCGGCAGGCCAGCATGGGGGCCAAGGGGCCGCCATCGCGCATATACAAGGCCAACGCCAGGGCGTGCTCCTCCTCCAGGCGGGCCGTGCGCAGGGGCGAGCCCAGCTCCGCCCAGCGGTGCTGCTCCTCCAGGGAAGGAGGCGGCGTGTCCTGGGGGGCCAGCAGCAGAACGCGCATCAGATGCGGGGCCGCAAGGGCGCGCCGGGACGCGCGCTGCACCGACGGTCAGGCTGACGGGGTGGAAAGGGCAACAGGGCCGGGGCGTGCATGGGCAGTCTCCGGACGCCGGGAAAGCCCACGGCCTCCCCGGCGTCCCTGTGGACAGCCTGACGGAGCGGGTTCCGTCAGCGCAGAAACACGTTTTTATCCCGCACGCGCACCAGGTCACGGCGGAGCAGCTCTTCGGCGATCTGCACGGCGTTGAGGGCCGCGCCTTTGCGCACATTGTCGGCCACGATCCACATGTTCAGGCCATTGGGGATGGTCTCGTCCTCGCGGATGCGGCCCACATAGGTGGCGTCTTCGCCCACGCAGTAGGCGGGCATGGGGTACATGAGCTCGCGCGGGTTGTCGAAAACGCGCACGCCGGGGGCCTGGGAGAGCATGACCCTGGCCTCCTTGGGCGTGATTTTCTTTTCCGTCTCCACGTTTACGGATTCGGCGTGGCAGTAGAACACGGGCACCCGCGCGCAGGTGGCTGTAACCTTGACCGTGGGATCGTTGAAGATCTTCACGGTTTCGTTGACCATTTTCATTTCTTCCTTGGTGTAGTCGTTCTCCAGGAAGACGTCGATGTGCGGCAGCACGTTGAAGGCGATGCGATAGGGGTAGACCTTGCTTTCCGGGTCGCGGGAGTTGAAAAGGTCGCGCACCTGGCGCTCCAGCTCTTCCATGCCCTTCTGCCCGGTGCCGGACACGGCCTGATAGGTGGAAACCACCACCCGGCGGATTTTGCCCGCGTCGTGCAAGGGCTTGAGCACCACCAGCATCTGAATGGTGGAGCAATTGGGATTGGCGATGATGCCCTGGTGCGCGTCCAGGGCCTGGGGGTTCACTTCCGGCACCACCAGGGGGCAGCGGTCGTCCATGCGCCAGGCGGCGGAGTTGTCCACCACCACGCAGCCCGCATGGGCCGCATGGGGGGCGAACTTCTGCGAAGTGGCCCCGCCGGCGGAGAAAATAGCCAGATCCACGCCGTCAAAGACGTCTTCTTTCAGCTCGTGGACGGTGATTTCGCGCTCCCCGTAGGGCACTGTGACGCCCTCGGAACGGGCGGAAGCGAAGGCCCGCACTTCCGTGGCGGGAAAGTCCCGCTCGTGCAGGGTCTTGAGCATTTCACGGCCTACGGCGCCTGTGGCGCCCACAACGGCAACGGTCAGCTTTTTGCTCATCTGGTCGATTCTCCTTGGGATGTTCGCTTCCGCTCCAGGCGGAGGGCCGTCAGTATAGCCATCCCCGGCGCAAAAGTGAAGGCGCTTTGCGGCCCCATTTCCCTGGGCCGACAGTGCGCCTTGCGCGGCCCCTGAGGGGAGAAAATTTTTAAAGGGGATGGGGGCGTGGGGGAAAGGGGACCTTCGTGAACAAAAGTTTCCCCTTCCTCCCACAAAAAACACCCCGCCTACTCTTCCGCGTTGTCTTCCTCCAGACGGGCGCGGCGGGCGGCCTCCTGCTTGCGTTCGCGGGTGCCCAGGGGGCGCAGGGCCAGGAAATCCGCATTGCGGTCTTGCTGACGGCAGAAGATGAGGAAGCCGGTGTGGGCGATCATGCGGTCTTCGGGGCGCAGGCGGTCAGCCAGGGGCTTCCAGCGGCGCATAAGGATTTCGCAGACTTCCGTATCCCCAAAGGGGCCGCGCTCCAGCCCCAGCAG is a window of Desulfovibrio legallii DNA encoding:
- a CDS encoding aspartate-semialdehyde dehydrogenase produces the protein MSKKLTVAVVGATGAVGREMLKTLHERDFPATEVRAFASARSEGVTVPYGEREITVHELKEDVFDGVDLAIFSAGGATSQKFAPHAAHAGCVVVDNSAAWRMDDRCPLVVPEVNPQALDAHQGIIANPNCSTIQMLVVLKPLHDAGKIRRVVVSTYQAVSGTGQKGMEELERQVRDLFNSRDPESKVYPYRIAFNVLPHIDVFLENDYTKEEMKMVNETVKIFNDPTVKVTATCARVPVFYCHAESVNVETEKKITPKEARVMLSQAPGVRVFDNPRELMYPMPAYCVGEDATYVGRIREDETIPNGLNMWIVADNVRKGAALNAVQIAEELLRRDLVRVRDKNVFLR
- a CDS encoding glycosyltransferase → MRVLLLAPQDTPPPSLEEQHRWAELGSPLRTARLEEEHALALALYMRDGGPLAPMLACRQGSPLHRRAAALNLPVLPLPGANPANPVTLFRLWRWQRRHPRLLVQTVSEEALALGRRLLRLRPRGSTLLAHAFWQRPPLAPPGAALDAVHKILCGSGYIRSRLAAAQEARRGAVRPRLRPLPLAGSRCVVLAPGMVLEPEGPAAAPSAVAPEARFIFGLGDALTPRSGAQIVARAMAAIWQREDLPPWEVRALGGGPRYQELLDEAVTLGVAARLCLLNEQPLARILPACRAWIAPGASPEELPETLWAGAAAGLPVICTRTPLHLERLDAARLHPDAAEAERPPAACAQASAEAGAGAPALLVPPEDPQSLAKAMIDVMTDAGLRRSLAAASAALRPLVGLDAFAARTCRRYAAWGRELGWLPPDAPAEERT